The genomic interval CATCTACAGCGACAGCGATGACGTGAACAAGGTGCAGCGCAACATCCGCATCGGTCACCAGAAAACCGTGGATGAAGTTCTGGCCTGGATCAAGGAGAGCGATGAACTCAGCCAGGCGAGCTTCTGCGATGCCGGCTGCGGGGTGGGAAGCCTGAGCCTGCCGCTGGCGGCGATGGGGGCGGGTTCGATCAACGCCAGCGACATCTCCGAGGCCATGGCCCAGGAGGCGGAGCGCCGGGCCCGCGAGGCCGGCCTCGACATGGCCAAGCTGAATTTCTTCGCCAGCGACCTGGAAAGCCTGAGCGGCTCCTTCCACACGGTGTGCTGCCTGGATGTGTTCATCCACTACCCCCAGCAGCCGGCGGAGGAGATGGTGAAGCACCTCTGCAGCCTCACCGAAGAGCGCCTGATCGTGAGCTTTGCGCCCTACACCCCGCTGCTGGCGCTGCTCAAAGGCATCGGCCAGTTGTTCCCCGGCCCCAGCAAAACCACTCGGGCCTACACCCTCAAGGAAGACGGCATCGTGAAAGCAGCGGAAGCCTGCGGTTTCAAGCTGGTGCGCCGCAGCCTGAACAAAGCCCCCTTCTACTTCTCACGCTTGATCGAGTTCCGCAAGGCCTGATCAGGTCTGAGTCTCCCTCTTCAGAACAAAACCCTCCCTCAATTGAGGGAGGGTTCAACACCCATGACCTCCCTCAACTGAGGGAGATTCGGATCAAACCAGGCCGGTGAAATCCGTCAGGCTGAAATCGCCGTTGCCGCCAATGATCGCGTCGAACTCAGGAGCTCGACCGATCACCTCGGCATAGCTCGCCCCCTGGCGGAGCAGATCATCGGCAGCCTCCACCAGGCTGGCCTCACCTTCAGCATCGTTGCTGAGGGCCCAGAACATCATTCCGCCCAAACCCTTCTCCTCCACGTAGGCCGCTTTACCGGCAATGGTGGCGGTGGTTTCCATGGAGCTCCACTCGTCTCCGTCGTACAGGAATGCCGCCTTGTTGTCGTCATCCCAGTAGAGGTTGCGCGTCCCCGTGATGACATCGTTGAGGACATCTTTGTAGTCGTAGACGCCCGCCTCAAACGAACCGGTGGCATCACGGCCGGAACCAGGCTGTTGGTAGCCGAAGGTTCCGCCATCAGCAACGTTGCCCCAGGCGCGGGTGTAGGCAGGGGCCCCCATCACAACCTTGCTCAGCTCGATCCCCGCGTTCTCGAAGACATCGACCGCTCCAGTGACGTCGTAGTTGTTGGCGTCACCGGTCATGGCGGCCTGATGCCCAGTGACGTTCTCCCATCCACCGTGGAAGTCGTAGGTCATCACGTTGTAGAAATCGACGTAGGGGTCAATGCCTGAAAGGTTGAGGTTGACCAGCTTCTCTTGGCCACCAGCCGTGGCAATCGACACCTCAAAGTCACGCCCGGTGCGGGCCGAAAGATCATCGAGGGCGGTGCGCAGATCACGCAACACCAGCTCGAAGTTGCCCCCATCACTGGCGGAGACGGCATTGCCCGCCTTGCCACCACCACCCGGGTATTCCCAGTCGAAATCGACAACGTTGAAGAAGTCGTAGGTCTCGAAAATGCGTACGGTCTCGCTGACGAACTTGTCGCGACCCTCCTGCGTGGCATAGGCGGTGCTGAACTCATCCGACAACGTCCAACCACCGAGGGCAAAGCCAAGATTGACCTCCGGGTTGAGTTCCTTGAAGCGACGCAGCTGTTCAAAGTTGCCGGCATCGTTGGTGCCAACGCCGTTCCAACCCACTGGAACCGATGTCACGGTGATGGCGTCACCGGTTTGAGTAACGGTGTAGCGCCCTGAGTTTTCGTAGATGTCGAGCAGCTCCGGGTCCATTGCGGCGTAATCGCCGCTGCTGAAGGTGCGGCTGACCTGATCGGCCTCAGGGAAGCGCTTCTGGAGGGCAGCAAATTCGTCGAACAGAGTGATCGACCCATCCGCCTTCACGTCAAAGAAGCTGTAGTTCATGTGGGTCATCGACTGGCCGTCGACATCCGACAGATTCAGATCACGGCTGTAGATGCCCCACTCCTCGAAGTAGGTCACCACCCGCTTATCGGTTGTGCCGTTGGGACGCTCGTAGTCGATAGTGACGGTGCCGCCCTCGGTCACAGGGCTGTCTTCGCTGACTGGGCTGTCTTCGATGACTGTGGCCTCACCGTCGGGGGTTTCAACAACGTCACTGGCATCTGGCTGCTGAGGAGATTCAGACTGCTCAACCACTGACGAATCCGGCTGAGGCACCTCGGCGCTCGTGGAGGCGAGATCGAACACCTGATTCGGATCAACAAAGTCTCCGGAACCCTGGTAGTAGGAGCTCTGGGCGGAGCCCGCAGCCAGTGGAGCTGACCAAGACTTGGGACTCAGGGTGACGACATAACGGCCATCGTCACGGAGCGTGTTGGTGAACTCGAAGTTGCTGACGCTCTTCAACGGTGCATCGGAAACAAAACTCACCGTCCAGTCCTGACCGACTGAAGCACCGGTGGTGTTCTTCACCGTGACATTGCCAGCGAAGGTTCCCGACCAGCCACCCGTGATCGTGGCGGACACCACCAGACCTGAAGCACTGGGTTCAGGCTCCACCGTCGGCTCGGGTGCACTGGGCATGGGGGACTCGATATCGATCTCTGGATCCATGTCCATCTCTGGATCCATCTCCATCTCTGGCTCCATGTCCATGGAGCCGTCATCGCCCATGGAATGGCTGTCGTGGGGAGGCTGCTCATTCACGGCCGGATCGCCGGCCTGGGTCTGAAAACCATCCGTCAGCTCACCGGCAGGAGCGGCGGGGGTAAGCAGAGCGGTGCGGTCCTTGAGGGTCAACGAGTCAACTGAGCGACCGAAAGGGATCTCGAGGTTGTCTTCGACGATCTGATCGAAGTGGAATTCCAGGCTGGCCCCAGGAATATCAGCCAGGTTGGTGTTCTGGAAGATGAAGGTCTGCCCGGTGGGCTCAGTCGAAATAACCAAGTCAGCCCCGTCCTGCGTCACCGAAAGACGCTCGCGAGTGCCGTAATAGAGAAAGCTGATCTTGTCGGTGGTCGGATCAAAGTCGGTGATCGTCTCGACCCTGCCGTACTCGTGCGAGCGGATGTAGGTGGTGTTGGGGTCCTTCTCGCCGATGCCCAACTCCCACGACACAACGCCTCCCAGGTCTTGGCGAAGGTGTTCGTTGCCGACCACGCCGTAGTCCTCAAGGGCCAGCTGGTCGTAGGTCACCCCCACGAGGGTCATCTTCTGGGCGTCATTCCAGGGGCTCAAGAAGGTGACGTAGCCCTCTTCGGTTTTGCCAAGAATCAGGTTATGGACCGACTGACCACCGAAATCCAAACGATCAATGCCGGGGCGAAAGTCGGTGACCTCCCCTGAATAGACATCAACCTCGAAGACGCGTGTTGGGGCATCGGTCGTCGATGCTTCAACCTCAGGCTGGGCCTCGGGTTCGGGTTCGGGTTCGGGTTGAGGATCCGGAACAGGTTCGAGCTCAGACTCTGGCTTCGGCTCGAGAGAAGGCTCTTGTTGAGAGCTCAAATCATCAACAGACGAATCAACAAAGAACATCTCCTCCGTCAATGTTCCGCTGTGGGGAAGATCGACGCTGACGGCATTGAAACTCAGGCTCAGAGAGCCACCGGCAGGAATAGACGCACCCCACTCGGGCGGCCGAACAGTCACCTCATAGGTGCCATCCCCCAGATCAACAACGTCATAGGTGGACGACCAAACCTGAACATCTTTTTGCGTGGTGCGAAAGGTATACGACCAATCCGTCAGAGGGGTATCGCCGGAGTTGGTGAGGGTCAACTGACCTGACATACCCCCCCAATAAAGATTGCCAGAAACAGATGCTTGTAGCGCCAAAACAACAATGCTCAACTCGTTCAAACCCTAAAAACTCAAGCCGCATTGTTTCTGAAAAGCCCATGAGAATGACTAGTAAATTTGATACAGTTATGACCAAATATGAGCCGAGTAACATATTAATTAGAGCCAAACATCCCTTGGAAGAGGGAGAACAACAAGGGCTTCCCTCCCCCAAATGGGGGATCAGGCATGCATCAGAACTGGAAGGTCACACCGCCGCTCGCGCGCCAGGTCGTGCCACGGTCGCTGGCCCAAAACTCCATGCCGCCACGGCCATACAGC from Synechococcus sp. UW69 carries:
- the bchM gene encoding magnesium protoporphyrin IX methyltransferase yields the protein MAPDQLLEQKQAEKKEVKGYFETTGFDRWNRIYSDSDDVNKVQRNIRIGHQKTVDEVLAWIKESDELSQASFCDAGCGVGSLSLPLAAMGAGSINASDISEAMAQEAERRAREAGLDMAKLNFFASDLESLSGSFHTVCCLDVFIHYPQQPAEEMVKHLCSLTEERLIVSFAPYTPLLALLKGIGQLFPGPSKTTRAYTLKEDGIVKAAEACGFKLVRRSLNKAPFYFSRLIEFRKA
- a CDS encoding glycosyl hydrolase family 18 protein → MSGQLTLTNSGDTPLTDWSYTFRTTQKDVQVWSSTYDVVDLGDGTYEVTVRPPEWGASIPAGGSLSLSFNAVSVDLPHSGTLTEEMFFVDSSVDDLSSQQEPSLEPKPESELEPVPDPQPEPEPEPEAQPEVEASTTDAPTRVFEVDVYSGEVTDFRPGIDRLDFGGQSVHNLILGKTEEGYVTFLSPWNDAQKMTLVGVTYDQLALEDYGVVGNEHLRQDLGGVVSWELGIGEKDPNTTYIRSHEYGRVETITDFDPTTDKISFLYYGTRERLSVTQDGADLVISTEPTGQTFIFQNTNLADIPGASLEFHFDQIVEDNLEIPFGRSVDSLTLKDRTALLTPAAPAGELTDGFQTQAGDPAVNEQPPHDSHSMGDDGSMDMEPEMEMDPEMDMDPEIDIESPMPSAPEPTVEPEPSASGLVVSATITGGWSGTFAGNVTVKNTTGASVGQDWTVSFVSDAPLKSVSNFEFTNTLRDDGRYVVTLSPKSWSAPLAAGSAQSSYYQGSGDFVDPNQVFDLASTSAEVPQPDSSVVEQSESPQQPDASDVVETPDGEATVIEDSPVSEDSPVTEGGTVTIDYERPNGTTDKRVVTYFEEWGIYSRDLNLSDVDGQSMTHMNYSFFDVKADGSITLFDEFAALQKRFPEADQVSRTFSSGDYAAMDPELLDIYENSGRYTVTQTGDAITVTSVPVGWNGVGTNDAGNFEQLRRFKELNPEVNLGFALGGWTLSDEFSTAYATQEGRDKFVSETVRIFETYDFFNVVDFDWEYPGGGGKAGNAVSASDGGNFELVLRDLRTALDDLSARTGRDFEVSIATAGGQEKLVNLNLSGIDPYVDFYNVMTYDFHGGWENVTGHQAAMTGDANNYDVTGAVDVFENAGIELSKVVMGAPAYTRAWGNVADGGTFGYQQPGSGRDATGSFEAGVYDYKDVLNDVITGTRNLYWDDDNKAAFLYDGDEWSSMETTATIAGKAAYVEEKGLGGMMFWALSNDAEGEASLVEAADDLLRQGASYAEVIGRAPEFDAIIGGNGDFSLTDFTGLV